One Salvelinus sp. IW2-2015 linkage group LG35, ASM291031v2, whole genome shotgun sequence DNA segment encodes these proteins:
- the LOC111959203 gene encoding LOW QUALITY PROTEIN: pleckstrin homology-like domain family B member 3 (The sequence of the model RefSeq protein was modified relative to this genomic sequence to represent the inferred CDS: inserted 2 bases in 2 codons; deleted 1 base in 1 codon; substituted 1 base at 1 genomic stop codon) produces the protein MPLHNMDTPRSRWEQGLRPPWXARLAGGQSPXSSGVESDTESSSTESERSPAKRLEARSPRILPLPSMLQQRITEIDQQREELKIELQLEIALLEXELQEERNELRRHTXYLQTLQEETHRQTDRQKERASLGVERARVRRLRKSLEEEGDTXSPSQPEGQREQLLVQLQQEKEMVEAAGRVFEDWEFRVLESEAGVEEEESEGKIEGKERGNEEDKEKEISCQKHAVTSAQERVQQLEKQLKEMEREQDREMNAFKKERRELLRTTQRVLKEKKPLADWSNIPSSVPCMMSLSPLTIHKSPQEQAKESASLPRRRSSHRNNKLADRPVSAQGLVRMVPDSPSPERFTSPLPSHRHSNGHSNGHSNGHRPGPSNGSDLLTPCNSASSSRAASPSLGLLNLVEIERRLREAKAERERLLKEREERRQVVVEERRQRELEGRGAAEPVESQTRLVPDPEEQPKTTSPVPSSPERSLPLFLSANFDLRAHVESLGHGVAGCMGLRMSPRRCAGFLTKRGGRVKTWRRRWFLFDMDHRRLAYYTDCDERKLKGVIYFQAIEEVYYDHLRTATSSPRPSLTFCVKTYERLFFLVAPSAEAMRIWMDVIVTATDEHSRY, from the exons ATGCCCCTCCACAATATGGACACCCCGAGGAGCCGATGGGAGCAGGGCTTGCGGCCGCCGTGGGYCGCCCGATTGGCTGGAGGGCAAAGCCCCRCCTCTTCAGGGGTGGAGTCAgacacagagagcagcagcacagagagcgagagg TCTCCAGCCAAACGGTTAGAGGCGCGGTCACCGAGGATCCTACCGTTGCCCTCCATGCTGCAACAGCGAATCACAGAGATTGACCAGCAGAGGGAGGAGCTAAAGATAGAG CTGCAGCTGGAGATAGCCCTGTTGG GCGAGCTGCAGGAGGAGAGGAACGAGCTGCGCAGACACA CGTATCTACAGACACTGCAggaggagacacacagacagacggacagacagaag gagcGAGCCAGTCTGGGAGTGGAGAGGGCCCGGGTTAGGAGACTGAGGAAG AGtctggaggaggaaggagacacTTGATCCCCCAGTCAGCCAGAGGGCCAGAGAGAGCAGCTACTGGTCCAACTACAACAG gagaaagagatggtggAGGCAGCCGGCCGGGTGTTTGAGGACTGGGAATTCCGTGTCCTGGAGAGCGAGGccggagtagaggaggaggagagcgaaggAAAGatagaagggaaggagagagggaacgaggaaGATAAGGAGAAGGAGATCTCATGCCAAAAGCATGCTGTCACCTCAGCGCAG GAGCGAGTCCAGCAGCTTGAGAAGCAGTTGAAGGAGATGGAGCGAGAGCAGGATAGAGAGATGAATGCCttcaagaaggagaggagagagttgctCCGCACCACTCAAAGG GTCTTGAAAGAGAAGAAGCCACTCGCTGATTGGTCCAACATCCCCAGCTCGGTCCCTTGCATGATGTCACTCTCGCCGCTGACCATTCACAAATCACCTCAG GAACAAGCCAAAGAATCTGCCAGTTTACCCCGAAGACGGAGCTCGCACCGCAACAATAAGCTCGCGGATAGGCCGGTCTCGGCGCAAG GGCTGGTGAGAATGGTACCTGACAGTCCGAGCCCAGAGCGCTTcacttcccccctcccctcccaccggCACAGCAACGGGCACAGCAACGGGCACAGCAACGGGCACAGACCTGGGCCCAGCAATGGCAGTGATCTCCTCACCCCCTGTAACAGTGCTAGTAGCTCCCGTGCTGCCAG CCCGAGTCTGGGACTGTTAAACCTGGTGGAGATTGAAAGGAGACTGAGGGAGgccaaggcagagagagagaggcttctcAAAGAGAGG gaggagaggaggcaggtggtggtggaggagaggaggcagagagagctgGAGGGCCGAGGAGCAGCAGAACCAGTAGAGTCCCAGACCAGGCTAGTCCCTGACCCAGAGGAGCAGCCCAAAACCACCAGTCCTGTCCCCAGCTCCCCTGAG CGCTccctacctctcttcctctctgcgaACTTTGACCTGCGGGCCCACGTGGAGTCGCTGGGTCATGGGGTGGCGGGGTGCATGGGCCTGCGTATGTCCCCKCGCCGCTGTGCYGGCTTCTTGACCAAGCGWGGSGGGCGGGTCAAgacctggaggaggaggtggttccTCTTCGATATGGACCACAGGCGGCTAGCCTACTACACAG ACTGTGATGAGAGGAAGCTAAAGGGGGTGATCTACTTCCAGGCTATAGAGGAAGTCTACTATGACCAYCTGCGCACAGCCACTTCA tcgccGCGGCCCAGCCTTACGTTCTGTGTGAAGACGTACGAGCGCCTCTTCTTCCTGGTGGCGCCCAGCGCCGAGGCCATGAGGATCTGGATGGACGTCATTGTCACAGCAACAGACGAGCACAGCCGCTACTGA